GTACACACCTATTCTCCTGCATTCAAAGAAGATGAGATTGAGCTCATTGCAAAAATGAGCGATCATATCGTTTTTAACTCTATGCATCAATTCAATGCTTTCAAGGATATAGTCAAAAAAACAGATCCAGATATCTCCATAGGAGTTCGCGTCAATCCAGAATATTCTGCAGCTCCAGTGGATCTGTATAACCCCTGTGGAGCTTTTAGCCGATTGGGGGTGGTGAGGAGCGAGTTTAGCTGGGATGATGCAATAAAGGGGCTTCATTTTCATGCATTGTGTGAAGAGAGTGCCGAGAGTCTGGAGGGTGTGCTTAAAGCATTCGAAGAGCGTTTTGGAGAGTTTGTACCCAAATGCAAATGGATCAATTTCGGTGGAGGCCACCATATCACAAAAGAGGGCTACAACAGAGAACTCTTGATCAAACTTATCCGCGATTTCAAAAAGCGTTATGATGTTGAAGTCTATCTGGAACCGGGAGAAGCTGTCGGCTGGCAAACGGGCGTCTTGGTGGCAACCGTTGTGGATATCGTTCATAACGGTATGGATATAGCCATTTTGGATACCTCGGCTGAAACACACATGCCAGATGTTTTGGCTATGCCTTATC
The Nitratiruptor sp. SB155-2 genome window above contains:
- the nspC gene encoding carboxynorspermidine decarboxylase yields the protein MQFASQIQKVLDQIPTPCYVCEEGLLRRNLEILDEVQQKSGAKIILALKGFAMWSTFDILKQYLHGATASGLWEAKLAFEELGKEVHTYSPAFKEDEIELIAKMSDHIVFNSMHQFNAFKDIVKKTDPDISIGVRVNPEYSAAPVDLYNPCGAFSRLGVVRSEFSWDDAIKGLHFHALCEESAESLEGVLKAFEERFGEFVPKCKWINFGGGHHITKEGYNRELLIKLIRDFKKRYDVEVYLEPGEAVGWQTGVLVATVVDIVHNGMDIAILDTSAETHMPDVLAMPYRPDVRGAAKPGEKPYTYRLGGNSCLAGDIIGDYSFDEPLQRGQKLVFEDMIHYTFVKNTTFNGIRLPSLALLKEDGKFEIVKKFDYCDYKHRLS